The sequence below is a genomic window from Bradyrhizobium septentrionale.
TCTCACTACGAAAGCCCTGCTCGAAGGCTTTGAGGCCGGGGCTGTGCTAGCCGACAGGGCCTATGACTACAACGACGTCTGCGCAAAACCATCGCAGACAGGAACTCCCAAGCAGAGATTTCCTCAGCCGCTCTCGCAAGGTCCCGATCCCCCACGACGAAACGATCTACAAGCTGAGAAACCGCATCGAGCGCTGCTCAACAAGCTCAAAACACTTCCGCCGCTTCGCTACGCGATTCGACCGACGGGCCGAACTTCCTCGCGTTTGTCCACCTCGCCGCAATCTGCTTTGGCTTCAATGAGTGTGTAGTCGTCCTAGCTATACGCCCAACCAACGCGCCCCTGAGGCGGCGCTGTATCGTAGCAACCGAATTCGGCACGGCGTTCAGTTCTGAGCGGGACAGCAGCGGGGTCTTTGCATTCTGAGAAGCCCAAGTTTTTTGACGGACGCGGGCCGACGAGGTCGGGAGGGCGGAATCGTCCCCTTCGTGCGGCGATGCGTGGATAGCTTACCTCACCGCAGAGGGTGGCTGTGTTTTGAGACGATCCAGCATCTTCGATCCCTCGCGGAACGACTTCGACCAGGAGTTCTTGGCAAAGTCCAAGTGGCACTTCATAGCCTGAAAGTGGATTGTCCTTTTCGCCGTCAGTGACTTCTCCGAAAATCAATAAGAGCGCGAAGGCCCAGCCAGCCCAATTCCATTGGCTTTGCATACGTCCACGCCGTACCGAATGAGGTGGGTATGACAAGTTGGAGATTGTGGTACCTTCTGAAGGTTGATGATCGGAACTGAGCAGCGAACCACTTAGCACGTCGGCAAATGAACGCGGAGAACAATTTCGCGGCGCGGCTCATTGACGCCGGTCGCCTCGCAGCAATAGCACGTACATGCGGTCTGAAAGCTGACGTCTCATATTACGTCAATGAGGCGCTCAAAGAGCTTTGGCGAAGCAGGTCGCCCGACGAGGCAAAGAGGATCGCTCAGCGCTGGGTCTTGTGGGACTCAGAAGGGAGGCCGTGGCCGCGCCTGCCATCGCTGGAAAACGTGGTTCCGTTCTATCGCGCCGGCACGGCACAGGTATCGGTTGTGAATCGGCCGGTGACGCCACTGCATGCAATCCGGAACTGGTTCGAAGGCCAGAATGAGGAGGTACGATGCGAGATCGCTGGCATGGCAGCGCTTCTGGTCTTGGAAGGTGGTGGTCTTCTCGAATGCAGCAGCAAAGGGTGGTGTGACCATCTTCGGAGGTGGCTGAGCGAGGCGGGATTGCCAGCCCATACGATCATCGGCCGCGCTTTGAGGTTCCGGACCTGTTTTGAGTATTTCGCGGAGAGCAGGTTCACCGAGTCGGGCTGGAGACGGTCCGAAGCGGCCGCTCTCAAAATTCTCGAAGATACCAAGCGCGACCCGAACTCGGAAGCTGTGCGGTTTGTACCAATTGCCCGAAAACTGCTTGATACCTTGCCCGCTCGAAAAATCCGTTGGATGGAAGTACGGAAGTCCTGGAGAGAACTGGCGAACGCCAGCCTCACAGCCCGGGCTCTCAGGGTATGGAGCGCCTCACAGATGAGATAGGAGGTAGCACGGACCCTGGTTCAGAAGTGTGGCGCCATCCCGAAAGACTTTAGCGATGCGCCAAGGACCGGTACGTGCTTGCGCTCGAACTCAACCCGGCCGCTGGCCAAGCACCTTGTAAGGTCGCCTTGGGCATCTTCGTACTGACGTATGGTCGACTTCGGCAAAAGCGACAACTGGCACCGTCTCAATTTCCGTCTTGTCCGGTTGCTTTCTGTCTTGTCTGGTTGAAGACGGAGATGGTTGTAAGCCCGACATGACGACGCTCCCATTCCGTCTTCAAGCAAAGCCCGCAATCAGCTTTTGCGCGCCGCGCAGCCGCTGCTGGTATGGCTTGATCCAATTCGATGATCGCGGCGCCGTTGCTGCTTATGGTCAGGCGCTCGACGGCGACTGCATGTGGCTGTGCACCCCGCAGGGCTTCTGGCGCTTGTTGATTATGCAGTCCGGGAGCTGTGCTTCGCGATCATATTGTTTTGCACGGCGCCATCGGCGCGCCGATTGCATAGACATTCCAACCGCTACATGCTGGAGAACTTTATGTCCTCTGCTTCTCTCGTTTCTCGCCTTAATCCACCGAAGCAGGCGGCTCCTCGCAAGGCCTATTTGGTCGGAACAGGCATCGCCGCCCTGGCCGCAGCGGCTTACCTCGTCAAGGAGGGCGGGCTATCCGGCCCGAATGTCGTCCTGTTCGAGCAAATGGAGCAGTTCGGCGAAAGCCTCGACGCACATGGCGATCCGAAGGACGGATATGTCATGCGCGGCGGGCGCATGTTCGAGGAAAAGTTCAACTGTACCTGCGACTTGTTATCCTTCATTCCCTCGATTGCCGACGAGACCAAATCGGCGAAGGACGAATTGATGGAGTTCCATCAGGAGTTCTTTTGGAACGACAAGGCGCGCTTGGTTTCGGGAGGGCAGATCGTCGACGTCTCCGATCTGGGGTTCAGTGAGAAAGATCGGCTCGACCTGATCGCGCTTTGCGCGGCTCCAGAATCGGTGCTCGACGTCAGGACGATCCAGGACTGGTTCGAACCCCACTTTTTCCGCAGCAATTTCTGGTTCATCTGGTCCACAACCTTTGCTTTTGGGCCATGGCACAGCGCCGTCGAGTTCAAGCGATACTGTCTGCGCTTCCTGCATCTGTTCTCGACGGTCGACACTTTAGCGGGGATCTACCGCACCCAGTTCAACCAGTTCGACGCCATGGTCCGTCCGATCGTCGCATGGTTGACGGCGCGGGGCGTGCGGCTGGAGATGGGGACGGAAGTGACCGATGTTGATATTGTCACCGAAGGCGGGAAGAAGACCGCGACGCGTTTGCGCTATCGGCATGGCGGCGAAGATCGCACCATCGATCTGGCCGAACGGGATCTTGTGTTCGTGACCAACGGGTCAATGACATCCGATACGAGTTACGGTTCGATGGACACGGTTCCCGTGCTGAATACGGAGCGAACCGGAGGGGCGTGGAAACTTTGGGAGCGCCTGGCTGCCAAGAGTCCGGATTTCGGCCGCCCCGCCGCCTTCGCTTCCAAGATCGATCAGTCCAAATGGGAATCGTTCACAGTCACCGCGGACGACTCGAGCTTCTTCGACCGGCTAGAAGCCTTCTCCGGCAGTAAGGCCGGCAAAGGCGGATTGGTAACAATTAAAGACTCCAATTGGCTCCTGACCATTGTCCTTAATCGGCAACCGCACTTTTACGAACAGCCGAAGAATGTGTGGGTGTGGTGGGGCTATGGGCTCTACCCGGACAAGCCGGGTAACTTCGTGCATAAGCCCATGTCGGAGTGCACGGGGCGTGAAATTCTCATCGAATTGCTTTCGCACCTGCGATTCACAGAGAGTATTCCGTTCATTCTCGACACGTCGCGCGTCATTACGGCGATGATGCCTTACATTACCGCCCAGTTCATGCCGCGCGTCATGACCGACCGAGGGTGATCCCGAAGGGATCGCGCAACCTCGCCTTCATCGGCCAGTTCTGCGAGATTCCCGCCGACGTTGTCTTTACCGTTAAATATTCCGTGCGCGCGGCGCAGACTGCCGTTTTCGGCTTGCTCGATGTCCAACGTTCGGTCTCACCCCTTTACAAGGGCCAGCATGACCCTCGCGTTCTCTTCGACGCCTGGAAGACGCTGCACCGCCATTGATCAACGGAACGAGTCGACGACTATGGGACGTGTGAACGACAAGGTCATTCTGGCGACCGGCGGGGCTCGCGGAATGGGGGCAGCTAATGCGCGCCTGCTGGTGGCTGAGGGGGCCAGGGTCGTGATCACTGATATTCTTCATACAGAAGGAGAGGCTCTCGCGGCTCAACTTGGCAATTCGACCATCTATATGCCTCAGGACGTTACCCAGCCGAAGCAGTGGGCCGAGGCGGTCGCAAGCGCCGAAGGGCGCTTCGGCGCGCTCCACGGGCTGGTCAACAACGCCGCGATCGCCAACATAGCCCCTATTGAGCAGTTCTCGCTCGATCAGTGGAACAAGACCCTTGCCGTCAATCTAACCGGCGTATTCCTCGGAATGCAGGCAGCCCTACCGGCCATCCGGCGCGCGGGCGGAGGTTCGATCGTCAACGTCTCGTCCGTCGAGGGGCTGCGGGGCAGTGCCGGACTCCACGCCTATGTCGCTTCGAAGTTCGGCGTGCGGGGCATAACCAAGTCCGCTGCACTGGAAGCCGCGGCCTCGGGAGTCCGCATCAACTCGATCCATCCCGGCTTCATTGCCACCCCGATTGTT
It includes:
- a CDS encoding SDR family NAD(P)-dependent oxidoreductase, yielding MNDKVILATGGARGMGAANARLLVAEGARVVITDILHTEGEALAAQLGNSTIYMPQDVTQPKQWAEAVASAEGRFGALHGLVNNAAIANIAPIEQFSLDQWNKTLAVNLTGVFLGMQAALPAIRRAGGGSIVNVSSVEGLRGSAGLHAYVASKFGVRGITKSAALEAAASGVRINSIHPGFIATPIVCRQGV